The following are encoded in a window of Diorhabda sublineata isolate icDioSubl1.1 chromosome 5, icDioSubl1.1, whole genome shotgun sequence genomic DNA:
- the LOC130444369 gene encoding uncharacterized protein LOC130444369 codes for MRGISVKCRIFVTVLIIAHVRETCSQLTETDFVPQVSATCKGNHMNIRVNFNNSFSGAVHARDFRTTSCMKYGDGSKSVTLDINYMAQPGAPDYCGLFVNNKTEERSVPIAVRIHRTLELADDKFYVITCGKLGFRNSRNETSSVSLRLIENNRKVTEAVYHRPYTLRTEISRPDGIYGFRVKNCFAFNKPNDTVLLLDDRGCPVDEDTLLGPFAYDIKTGTANAQLKSMFRFPDSSEVHFQCDVSLCKDTCPQLICSGDSVKSRALNADEGVLMAATSVFVVDPADAPRIQELCDDGNVHPSWLLWLCVALGILFLLMLIINIFLCSAMTCACARTEIIEKEPSIIEDYDPYRSWHGSQYGSRYSLNGAPHNPKGYASGGSTMNSTRSVSSHSDHYAIVHSRPGSRSYNSKPRGPPSHIGSHYSNK; via the exons ACATGCAGTCAGTTAACAGAAACAGACTTCGTTCCACAAGTTTCGGCTACGTGTAAAGGAAACCACATgaatattcgagtgaattttaATAACTCGTTTAGTGGAGCTGTACACGCTAGGGATTTCCGGACGACGTCTTGTATGAAATATGGAGACGGCTCAAAATCAGTTACACTCGACATCAATTATATGGCTCAGCCTGGAGCGCCAGATTATTGCGGACTGTTTGTTAACAAT AAAACGGAAGAGCGTTCAGTACCTATAGCAGTCCGTATTCATCGTACACTCGAGCTGGCCGACGATAAATTCTACGTTATTACTTGCGGAAAATTGGGCTTTAGAAATTCCAGAAACGAAACTTCCTCGGTATCTCTGAgacttattgaaaataaccgAAAAGTCACCGAAGCAGTTTATCATCGACCATACACCTTACGAACTGAAATATCCAGACCGGACGGTATATATGGATTTAG aGTTAAGAACTGTTTTGCCTTCAACAAACCCAATGACACCGTACTACTTTTGGACGACAGAGGATGTCCGGTAGACGAAGATACACTTTTAGGTCCGTTTGCTTACGATATCAAAACAGGAACTGCGAATGCGCAACTCAAATCGATGTTCAGGTTTCCAGATAGCTCCGAAGTCCATTTTCAG tgTGACGTATCCCTTTGCAAAGATACTTGTCCTCAGTTAATATGTAGCGGAGATTCAGTAAAATCTAGAGCGCTAAACGCAGACGAAGGTGTACTAATGGCAGCTACAAGTGTCTTCGTTGTAGATCCAGCCGACGCTCCACGGATACAAGAATTATGCGACGATGGAAACGTACATCCTTCATGGCTACTGTGGTTATGTGTAGCACTAGGTATACTGTTCTTATTGatgttgataataaatattttcctatgCTCCGCCATGACTTGCGCCTGCGCTAGAACGGAAATTATCGAAAAGGAACCTAGTATAATAGAAGATTACGATCCTTATAGAAGCTGGCACGGAAGTCAGTACGGATCAAGGTATTCCTTAAACGGAGCGCCTCATAATCCAAAAGGATACGCGTCAGGTGGTTCGACAATGAATTCAACGCGATCCGTATCTTCACACAGCGACCATTACGCCATCGTCCATTCAAGACCCGGTAGTAGAAGTTATAATTCCAAACCACGAGGTCCTCCGTCACACATCGGAAGTCACTATAGCAACAAATAG